The proteins below come from a single Synechococcus sp. WH 8101 genomic window:
- a CDS encoding NAD(P)H-quinone oxidoreductase subunit L, producing the protein MDAITSLIDLQWLAVLVVYGALAGAYLIVVPLGLLFWMQRRWTRMGKIERLVVYGLVFLFFPGMIVFAPFLNFRLQGQGEV; encoded by the coding sequence GTGGATGCAATCACCAGTCTGATCGACCTCCAATGGCTGGCCGTGCTTGTGGTTTATGGCGCCTTGGCTGGCGCTTATCTCATCGTGGTACCTCTGGGGCTGCTGTTCTGGATGCAGCGTCGCTGGACCCGCATGGGCAAGATCGAGCGTTTGGTCGTGTACGGGCTGGTGTTTCTGTTCTTCCCGGGGATGATTGTGTTTGCGCCCTTCCTGAATTTCCGTCTGCAGGGTCAGGGCGAGGTCTGA
- a CDS encoding Nif11-like leader peptide family RiPP precursor, with protein MTSNPQLEAFLRTVKADPALLERFHSAACLNDIAAQGEAMGFHFTGVDILVHQAEATLRLPAEALEALAAGVELEGHLWKMAIQWS; from the coding sequence ATGACCAGCAATCCCCAACTGGAGGCCTTCCTCCGCACCGTGAAAGCCGATCCCGCTCTTCTGGAGCGTTTTCACAGCGCCGCCTGCCTCAATGACATCGCCGCCCAGGGTGAGGCGATGGGTTTCCATTTCACGGGTGTCGACATCCTCGTGCATCAGGCTGAAGCCACCCTTCGCTTGCCGGCGGAAGCCCTCGAGGCCCTGGCCGCCGGCGTGGAGCTGGAGGGTCACCTCTGGAAAATGGCGATTCAGTGGAGCTGA
- a CDS encoding heme-binding protein, giving the protein MHQRLWMDLADADAVLASALAAAEQAAARVSIAVVDGAGQLVCFRRCDGASPASVETAMAKARTAALTGADSAAAEQAIAGGRLALLSLQGVLHQPCALMAGGLVLRCDQALVGAIGVSGMTPDVDAAVARAGVEAFALRVRGYSS; this is encoded by the coding sequence ATGCATCAGCGCCTCTGGATGGATCTCGCCGATGCGGACGCGGTGCTGGCGTCGGCCTTAGCCGCCGCCGAGCAGGCTGCGGCCCGGGTTTCGATTGCGGTGGTGGATGGTGCGGGCCAGTTGGTCTGTTTCCGCCGCTGCGATGGCGCCTCGCCTGCCAGCGTGGAAACGGCCATGGCCAAGGCGCGCACCGCCGCTCTGACGGGAGCTGACAGTGCTGCAGCCGAGCAGGCGATCGCCGGCGGGCGGCTGGCGCTGCTCTCCTTGCAGGGGGTGCTGCACCAGCCCTGTGCCCTGATGGCCGGTGGGCTGGTGCTGCGCTGCGATCAAGCGCTGGTGGGGGCGATCGGGGTGTCCGGCATGACGCCGGATGTGGATGCAGCAGTCGCCCGTGCCGGTGTGGAGGCGTTCGCGCTCAGAGTCCGGGGCTACTCATCATGA
- the trpA gene encoding tryptophan synthase subunit alpha, with protein sequence MTPSAIASRFQALKHEGRMALMPFLMAGDPDLEVTAEVLLSLQANGADMVELGIPYSDPLADGPVIQASAHRALAAGTTPDRVLDMLQSLRGRLTLPVILFTYSNPLLNRGAERFFADAAAAGAAGLVIPDLPLEEAERLSPLAAQHQLDLVLLVAPTTPAERMRRIAEASRGFTYLVSVTGVTGERSNLEQRVASLVTSLRGCCPIPVAVGFGISGPEQVRQVREWGADGAIVGSALVKRMAAVDRSAAAAEVGAFCRQLRTAAG encoded by the coding sequence ATGACCCCATCCGCGATCGCATCCCGCTTCCAGGCGCTGAAGCACGAGGGGCGCATGGCCCTGATGCCGTTTCTGATGGCGGGGGATCCCGATCTTGAGGTCACCGCCGAGGTGCTGCTCAGTCTTCAGGCAAACGGTGCCGACATGGTGGAGCTCGGCATTCCTTACAGCGATCCCCTAGCGGATGGTCCCGTGATCCAGGCGTCGGCCCATCGGGCCCTTGCGGCCGGCACCACGCCCGATCGGGTGCTGGACATGTTGCAGAGCCTGAGGGGCCGGCTGACCCTTCCGGTGATCCTCTTCACCTACAGCAATCCGCTGCTCAATCGCGGAGCTGAACGCTTCTTTGCTGATGCCGCCGCCGCCGGTGCCGCTGGCTTGGTGATTCCAGATCTGCCCTTGGAGGAAGCGGAGCGACTCTCTCCTTTGGCGGCCCAGCACCAACTTGATCTGGTGTTGCTGGTGGCACCCACCACACCGGCTGAGCGCATGCGCCGCATCGCCGAAGCCAGTCGAGGCTTCACTTATCTGGTGAGCGTCACTGGTGTGACTGGTGAACGCAGCAATCTTGAACAGCGGGTGGCGTCGTTGGTGACGTCCCTGCGGGGATGTTGTCCGATTCCCGTGGCGGTGGGGTTTGGGATTTCCGGCCCTGAGCAGGTGAGGCAGGTGCGTGAATGGGGTGCCGACGGAGCGATTGTTGGCAGCGCGTTGGTGAAAAGAATGGCGGCGGTGGATCGAAGCGCCGCCGCCGCCGAAGTGGGTGCGTTCTGCCGGCAGCTGCGAACCGCTGCCGGTTGA
- a CDS encoding GMC oxidoreductase — MDCSTRAAHRNNPIEPQSEQFDVVIIGSGAGGGSLARALADRGHSILILERGGWLPREPQNWDPVEVFQNNRYVSTDLWEDKHGKAFQPGSHYFVGGASKMYGAAHFRLRERDFESVLHVDGESPEWPLKYDVFEPYYRQAEEWYHVHGARGEDPTEPPASSPYPYAPISHEPRMQKLVDDLRSAGLHPFHAPTGVALNEADPAFSACVRCNRCDGFPCLVHAKGDAEVMGVRPALDHDNVFLLTEAEVLKLHTDEKGRQVTDVVVNHRGVERRFRGHVVVVSAGAANSARLLLMSANDAHPRGLANSSDQVGRHYMYHNCKAVVALAHEPNTTVFQKTVAVNDWYFGDDAFDYPMGNVQMTGKTNGAMMKGYKPRLTALAPTWTMDRIAQHSLDFWLQTEDLPLADNRVTVNRDGRIRLSYTPTNNRASQELTNRLEQLLDKLYLQNHLAERQIYFASAMEIAAVGHQAGTCRFGTDPTQSVLDLNCKAHDLDNLYVVDTSFMPSIAAVNPSLTAIANAIRVAEHLAERLA, encoded by the coding sequence ATGGACTGTTCCACCCGTGCGGCGCATCGCAACAACCCGATCGAACCGCAGAGCGAACAGTTCGATGTGGTGATCATCGGCAGCGGAGCCGGTGGCGGCAGCCTGGCCCGTGCCCTCGCCGACCGTGGCCACTCGATCCTGATCCTGGAGCGGGGCGGCTGGCTGCCCCGTGAACCCCAGAACTGGGACCCGGTGGAGGTGTTTCAGAACAACCGCTACGTGAGCACCGACCTCTGGGAGGACAAGCACGGCAAGGCCTTCCAACCCGGTAGCCATTACTTCGTGGGAGGCGCCTCCAAGATGTACGGCGCCGCCCACTTCCGCCTGCGGGAGCGCGATTTCGAATCGGTGCTGCACGTGGATGGTGAATCACCGGAATGGCCCCTGAAATACGACGTGTTCGAGCCCTACTACCGCCAGGCGGAGGAGTGGTATCACGTGCACGGAGCACGGGGTGAAGACCCCACCGAACCACCGGCCTCCTCGCCCTACCCCTACGCGCCGATCAGCCACGAACCGCGCATGCAGAAGCTGGTTGACGATCTGCGTTCCGCCGGTCTCCATCCCTTCCATGCCCCCACGGGCGTGGCCCTCAATGAGGCCGATCCCGCCTTCAGCGCCTGCGTGCGCTGCAATCGCTGTGATGGCTTCCCCTGTCTGGTGCACGCCAAGGGAGACGCTGAGGTGATGGGGGTGCGCCCAGCCCTGGATCACGACAATGTGTTTCTGCTCACTGAAGCGGAGGTGCTGAAGCTGCACACCGATGAAAAAGGGCGACAGGTCACCGATGTGGTGGTGAACCATCGGGGCGTGGAACGGCGCTTCCGGGGCCATGTGGTGGTGGTGTCGGCCGGTGCGGCCAACAGCGCCCGCCTGCTGCTGATGTCAGCCAACGATGCCCACCCCCGCGGCCTCGCCAACAGCTCCGACCAGGTAGGCCGCCATTACATGTATCACAACTGCAAAGCCGTAGTGGCTCTGGCCCATGAACCCAACACCACGGTGTTCCAGAAAACGGTGGCCGTGAACGATTGGTATTTCGGTGATGACGCCTTCGACTATCCGATGGGCAATGTGCAGATGACCGGGAAAACCAATGGGGCGATGATGAAGGGCTACAAACCCCGCCTCACGGCTTTAGCACCCACCTGGACGATGGATCGGATCGCCCAGCATTCGCTCGATTTCTGGTTGCAGACGGAAGATCTGCCGCTGGCCGACAATCGGGTCACCGTGAATCGAGACGGTCGCATCCGACTCAGTTACACCCCCACCAACAACCGGGCGTCACAGGAGCTGACCAACCGGCTGGAACAGCTCCTCGACAAGCTTTACCTGCAGAACCATCTGGCGGAACGCCAGATTTACTTCGCCTCAGCGATGGAGATTGCTGCGGTGGGCCACCAGGCCGGCACCTGCCGGTTTGGGACCGATCCGACCCAGTCGGTTCTCGATCTCAACTGCAAGGCGCACGATCTCGACAACCTCTACGTCGTCGATACCAGCTTCATGCCCAGCATCGCCGCCGTGAATCCCTCCCTGACGGCGATTGCCAATGCCATCCGCGTGGCCGAACACCTGGCGGAGCGGCTGGCTTGA
- a CDS encoding glucosidase yields the protein MEPAELLRCRQRDAGEEPWDRWGTYLSDRQWGTVREDYSADGNAWTSFPFEHSHLRTYRWGEDGLLGLCDEQGLLCLAPVLWNGEDPILKERLFGLGNPEGNHGEDIKEAMYHLAGTPTGSYAKALYRYPQTRFPYEQLREENRRRGRDQPEFELVDTGVFDAGRFFDLEVEIAKATPEDLLIRYTITNQGPDAATLHLLPSLWFRNTWGWGDGNAARSCIERTDGGVKTSGLPGLPAMELRCNAPGTWLFTENETNTESLYGQPLTQPYVKDAFHRYLIHQESTAVNPAQKGSRCALLLQRQLAAGEVWCVDLRLCRHDRNHASESDWLQPNQASSLLQQRRAEWDDHLTSVTGAMAADDRAIHAAAAAGLFWCRKFYNWNVSRWLRGDRTGPTPPEARWHTENAYWKTLRSRDVISMPDCWEYPYFCQWDLMFHAVAFAELDPGEAKRQCRMLRQASYTANNGQSPAYEWALSDANPPIGAWAALRIAQIEKRSGHPLDFAFLRSALRQLMLEYGWWANRTDRNGDSLFEGGFLGLDNIAIFDRRYPLKDGSRIEQSDGTAWMGMLSLNMLEIAVTLHQDRPEYAELTDRFIDDFSVLCFALNSPGVRGFVNWDEQDGFYYDVLKRPDGSTDYLRTRSLSGLIPLLGIASFDADEVKAIPNLDVRRTLSEVAKERGAPFEHISHLGSWHRNRVLYSLVPPSRLRRILTRVFDENEFLSPYGIRSLSKVYATSPYTYVEGSDVATISYSPADSPVAMFGGNSNWRGPIWMPINFLLIEALQKYGFFFGDDFLIEFPTGSGQQMNLWQISLELQKRLVGIFRRDASGRRAFNGEVNLFQQDPLWRDLFLFNEYFHGCNGSGVGASHQTGWTAVVAKMITQLNRWQHSDSPSHPS from the coding sequence ATGGAGCCCGCTGAACTGCTGCGCTGTCGACAGCGAGATGCGGGAGAGGAGCCCTGGGATCGCTGGGGGACCTATCTGAGCGACCGGCAATGGGGAACGGTGCGGGAGGACTATTCGGCCGACGGCAACGCCTGGACCTCCTTCCCCTTTGAACACAGCCATCTGCGCACCTACCGCTGGGGGGAGGACGGACTGCTCGGCCTCTGCGATGAGCAAGGCCTGCTCTGCCTGGCCCCCGTGCTCTGGAACGGCGAGGATCCAATCCTCAAGGAGCGTCTGTTCGGCCTCGGCAATCCGGAAGGCAATCACGGCGAAGACATCAAGGAGGCGATGTATCACCTCGCCGGCACTCCCACCGGCAGTTACGCCAAAGCGCTGTATCGCTACCCCCAAACACGCTTCCCCTACGAGCAACTGCGCGAGGAGAATCGCCGCCGCGGCAGGGACCAGCCCGAATTCGAACTGGTGGACACCGGCGTCTTTGACGCCGGACGCTTTTTCGACCTGGAGGTGGAAATCGCCAAAGCCACTCCGGAGGACCTGCTGATCCGCTACACGATCACCAATCAGGGGCCAGACGCGGCGACCCTGCACCTGCTACCCAGCCTTTGGTTCCGCAACACCTGGGGATGGGGTGATGGCAATGCCGCCCGCAGCTGCATTGAACGCACAGACGGCGGGGTGAAAACCTCTGGTCTGCCGGGCCTGCCGGCAATGGAGCTGCGCTGCAATGCGCCGGGCACCTGGTTGTTCACCGAAAACGAAACCAACACCGAAAGCCTCTACGGCCAGCCCCTGACGCAGCCCTATGTCAAGGATGCGTTCCATCGCTATCTGATCCATCAGGAGTCAACGGCGGTCAATCCGGCCCAAAAGGGCAGTCGCTGCGCCCTGCTGCTGCAGCGCCAGCTGGCGGCAGGTGAGGTGTGGTGCGTTGACCTGCGGCTCTGCCGGCATGACCGCAACCATGCCAGCGAGAGCGATTGGCTCCAGCCCAATCAGGCCTCCAGCCTGTTGCAACAACGCCGGGCCGAGTGGGACGACCATCTGACGAGCGTCACAGGCGCGATGGCTGCGGATGACCGCGCCATCCATGCGGCCGCCGCCGCGGGTCTGTTCTGGTGCCGCAAATTTTACAACTGGAATGTGTCGCGCTGGCTGCGGGGCGACCGAACCGGACCGACGCCACCGGAAGCGCGCTGGCACACCGAGAACGCCTACTGGAAAACGCTGCGCTCCCGCGATGTGATCTCCATGCCCGATTGCTGGGAGTACCCCTATTTCTGCCAGTGGGATCTGATGTTCCATGCCGTGGCTTTCGCTGAACTCGATCCAGGTGAGGCGAAACGCCAATGCCGCATGCTGCGCCAGGCCTCCTACACCGCCAACAACGGCCAATCACCGGCCTATGAGTGGGCCCTCTCCGATGCCAACCCGCCGATCGGCGCTTGGGCGGCGCTGCGCATAGCCCAGATTGAAAAACGCTCCGGTCACCCGCTCGACTTCGCCTTTCTGCGCAGTGCCCTGCGCCAATTGATGCTCGAATACGGCTGGTGGGCCAACCGCACCGATCGCAACGGCGACAGCCTGTTTGAGGGTGGCTTTCTCGGCCTCGACAACATCGCCATCTTCGATCGGCGCTATCCCCTCAAGGACGGCAGTCGCATCGAGCAATCCGACGGCACCGCCTGGATGGGCATGCTCAGCCTCAACATGCTCGAGATCGCCGTCACCCTGCATCAAGACCGGCCGGAGTATGCCGAACTCACCGATCGTTTCATCGATGACTTCAGCGTCCTCTGCTTTGCGCTCAACAGCCCGGGCGTGCGGGGCTTCGTGAACTGGGATGAACAGGACGGGTTCTATTACGACGTTCTCAAGCGCCCCGATGGTTCCACCGACTATCTGCGCACCCGCTCTCTTTCAGGCCTCATCCCCTTGCTCGGCATCGCCAGCTTCGACGCTGACGAGGTGAAAGCCATTCCCAACCTCGATGTGCGCCGCACCCTCTCAGAAGTGGCCAAGGAACGGGGCGCACCGTTTGAACACATCAGCCATCTGGGCAGCTGGCACCGCAACCGCGTGCTCTACTCCCTTGTGCCGCCATCCCGACTGCGTCGCATCCTGACGCGGGTCTTCGATGAAAACGAATTCCTCTCGCCCTATGGCATTCGAAGCCTGTCCAAGGTGTACGCAACGTCTCCCTACACCTACGTGGAGGGCAGCGATGTAGCCACCATCAGCTACAGCCCAGCCGACAGTCCGGTGGCCATGTTCGGCGGCAACTCCAACTGGCGCGGACCGATCTGGATGCCGATCAACTTCCTGCTGATCGAAGCGCTGCAGAAATACGGCTTCTTCTTCGGGGATGACTTCCTGATCGAATTCCCCACCGGTTCAGGCCAGCAGATGAACCTGTGGCAGATCTCTCTGGAGCTGCAGAAACGCCTGGTCGGCATCTTCCGTCGCGATGCCTCCGGCAGGCGCGCCTTCAATGGCGAGGTGAACCTGTTCCAGCAGGATCCGCTCTGGCGCGATCTGTTCCTGTTCAACGAATACTTCCACGGCTGCAATGGCAGCGGCGTGGGGGCCAGCCACCAGACGGGATGGACCGCTGTGGTGGCCAAGATGATCACCCAGCTGAATCGATGGCAACACTCTGATTCACCCAGCCATCCTTCATGA
- a CDS encoding DUF3007 family protein: MTRFKVLLLGGLVLGLGALGYGAFSALGFEGASAGIAAEAVLIVVVVVWTGSYLLRVVTGRMTFMEQRRRYRQVYDQVTDAELQARFDALSEAEQQALLAQLEAESAAGSEDAR, from the coding sequence TTGACACGATTCAAGGTTCTATTGCTGGGTGGCCTCGTTCTCGGCCTGGGCGCCCTTGGCTATGGCGCATTCAGCGCCTTGGGTTTTGAAGGGGCCTCGGCAGGCATTGCCGCTGAGGCGGTTCTGATCGTTGTGGTGGTCGTCTGGACTGGCTCCTATCTGCTGCGCGTGGTCACCGGTCGCATGACCTTCATGGAGCAGCGTCGGCGCTACCGCCAGGTCTACGACCAGGTCACCGACGCGGAGCTTCAAGCGCGTTTCGATGCCCTCAGTGAAGCTGAGCAGCAGGCCTTGTTGGCGCAGCTTGAGGCGGAATCCGCGGCAGGTTCTGAGGATGCCCGTTGA
- a CDS encoding phosphate-starvation-inducible PsiE family protein, translated as MPRPRRSLPNFLHSVDTLERLVAKVLAVVTCVVIAASLIQLIQQVLISLITPGGTSWLGDGLIKVLGDLLTVLIALEVLQNVTSYLRRHVVQLELVLVTALTAVARKVIVLPAGSEDKPQLLIGLGIASISLAGAYWLVMRAANLRLPATDPSKTRSATAFQAPDPSAPGDGGGGAAAPAHPPR; from the coding sequence GTGCCCCGTCCCCGCCGGTCTCTTCCCAACTTTCTGCACAGCGTTGACACGCTGGAACGGTTGGTGGCCAAGGTGCTCGCCGTGGTCACCTGTGTGGTGATCGCCGCCTCCCTGATCCAACTGATCCAACAGGTTCTGATCTCCCTGATCACTCCTGGCGGTACCTCCTGGCTGGGTGATGGCCTGATCAAGGTGCTCGGCGATCTCCTCACCGTGCTGATCGCCCTGGAGGTGCTGCAGAACGTCACCAGCTACCTGCGCCGTCATGTGGTGCAACTGGAGCTCGTTCTGGTCACCGCCCTCACCGCCGTCGCCCGGAAAGTGATCGTGTTGCCGGCAGGTTCGGAAGACAAACCCCAGTTGTTGATCGGCCTGGGGATTGCCTCCATCTCCCTGGCTGGGGCCTACTGGCTGGTCATGCGGGCCGCGAATCTGCGCCTTCCGGCGACGGATCCCTCCAAAACAAGGTCAGCCACAGCGTTCCAGGCGCCGGATCCGTCCGCTCCAGGCGATGGGGGCGGTGGGGCGGCAGCACCAGCACATCCCCCACGCTGA
- a CDS encoding AbrB family transcriptional regulator, translating to MLTGSDLLNKVKELGDVSKSDLVRACGYVSDKKDGGERLNFTAFYEALLEAKGVNLGIGAGAGVGKGGRKLSYIATVQGNGNLLIGKAYTQLLDLKPGDEFEIKLGRKQIRLVPVGGSDEDDE from the coding sequence ATGCTCACCGGGAGCGACCTTCTCAACAAAGTCAAAGAGCTCGGCGATGTCAGTAAGTCCGACCTTGTCCGCGCCTGTGGCTACGTCTCGGACAAGAAGGATGGTGGCGAGCGTCTCAACTTCACGGCGTTCTATGAGGCCCTGCTCGAAGCCAAGGGCGTCAACCTGGGCATCGGTGCTGGTGCCGGCGTGGGCAAAGGTGGCCGCAAGCTTTCTTACATCGCCACAGTTCAAGGCAATGGCAATCTCTTGATCGGCAAGGCCTACACCCAGCTGCTCGACTTAAAGCCGGGCGATGAGTTCGAGATCAAACTGGGCCGCAAACAGATCCGCCTCGTCCCCGTCGGCGGCAGCGACGAAGACGACGAGTGA
- a CDS encoding SDR family NAD(P)-dependent oxidoreductase yields the protein MTSLCLQDKVIVVTGGNSGIGKAIVETVGGLGAKVVIDYRSHPERTEELIEEIGELGGQAIGVQADVSKLEDLQRLIDTAVSTFGRVDVMVNNAGIETRTSILDTSPEDFDKVMNVNLRGVFFATQYAAKQMIAQGTGGRIINISSVHEDWPMPNNTPYCVAKGGVRMLTRTAGVELAGKGVTIVNVGPGAVATPINDSTMNNPELLAKLNAAIPMGRMAQPEEIASVVAFLASNGASYMTATSLFADGGIMMSSPGL from the coding sequence ATGACCTCCCTGTGCCTGCAGGACAAGGTGATCGTCGTGACCGGTGGCAATTCCGGCATCGGCAAAGCGATCGTGGAAACGGTCGGCGGCCTGGGCGCCAAAGTGGTGATCGACTACCGCTCCCATCCCGAGCGCACGGAGGAACTGATCGAGGAGATCGGTGAACTCGGCGGCCAGGCGATCGGTGTGCAGGCCGACGTGAGCAAGCTGGAGGATCTGCAACGCCTGATCGACACCGCCGTGTCAACTTTCGGCCGCGTTGATGTGATGGTGAACAACGCTGGCATCGAGACGCGCACCTCGATTCTCGACACCAGCCCGGAGGACTTTGACAAGGTGATGAATGTCAACCTTCGGGGCGTGTTCTTTGCCACCCAGTACGCCGCCAAGCAGATGATCGCGCAGGGCACGGGTGGGCGCATCATCAACATCTCCTCGGTGCATGAAGACTGGCCGATGCCCAACAACACCCCCTACTGCGTGGCCAAGGGTGGGGTGCGCATGCTCACCCGTACCGCCGGTGTGGAGCTGGCTGGCAAGGGCGTGACAATCGTCAACGTTGGCCCTGGTGCCGTTGCCACGCCGATCAACGACTCCACCATGAACAATCCTGAGCTCCTCGCCAAGCTCAATGCCGCCATTCCGATGGGGCGCATGGCCCAGCCGGAGGAGATCGCGTCCGTGGTGGCCTTCCTCGCCAGCAACGGTGCCAGCTACATGACCGCCACCAGCCTCTTCGCCGACGGCGGCATCATGATGAGTAGCCCCGGACTCTGA
- a CDS encoding VOC family protein: MAVSVDRPERRIEGLAVSTPDPQRLTPLMAALEARPLPCEQLAGELLQRRFGLRDSHAVLHPYQLGQERLELITFPDRPPRPPLEPGPSNGLWFQHVAIVVSNLEQAAARLRPLVTPISQAPQWLPNGVGAWKFRNACGHAMELLSFPEGQGDRRWHGPEKPLFMGFDHTAIAVSDSDRSLAFYVGELRFQLRYATYNMGLEQDRLDALEQAQVAIHGIGPAQGCGVEFLRYLQPASPGPMATDLQPEDALYAQILVRDPGLAQGCLLHDPDGHRLWLQP; the protein is encoded by the coding sequence ATGGCCGTGTCTGTCGATCGACCCGAGCGCCGGATCGAGGGTCTGGCTGTGTCCACGCCCGATCCCCAACGCCTGACGCCCCTGATGGCGGCGCTTGAGGCCCGACCCCTTCCATGTGAGCAGTTGGCAGGGGAGTTGTTGCAACGCCGTTTCGGCCTTCGTGATAGCCATGCCGTGCTGCACCCTTACCAGCTGGGGCAGGAGCGGCTGGAGTTGATCACCTTCCCGGATCGGCCGCCCCGGCCGCCCCTGGAGCCGGGGCCGTCCAACGGCCTCTGGTTCCAGCATGTGGCGATCGTTGTGAGCAATCTGGAGCAGGCCGCGGCCCGTCTCAGGCCCCTGGTCACCCCGATCTCCCAGGCGCCCCAGTGGTTGCCGAATGGCGTGGGTGCCTGGAAATTCCGCAATGCCTGCGGCCATGCGATGGAGTTGCTCAGCTTCCCCGAGGGGCAGGGGGATCGCCGCTGGCATGGCCCGGAGAAGCCTTTGTTCATGGGGTTCGACCACACGGCAATCGCCGTGTCAGACAGTGATCGCAGCCTGGCCTTCTACGTGGGTGAGCTGCGCTTCCAGCTCCGCTATGCCACATACAACATGGGGCTGGAGCAGGATCGGCTCGATGCTCTGGAGCAGGCCCAGGTGGCGATTCACGGCATCGGTCCGGCCCAGGGTTGCGGTGTGGAATTCCTTCGCTACCTCCAGCCTGCGTCCCCGGGGCCGATGGCCACGGATCTACAGCCTGAGGATGCGCTCTATGCCCAGATCCTGGTGCGAGATCCTGGGCTGGCGCAGGGCTGTCTTCTGCACGACCCCGATGGGCATCGCCTCTGGCTGCAGCCTTAA
- a CDS encoding c-type cytochrome, with the protein MARINRIGALILAVAIWLLSPALQASAADGEQLFNNHCAGCHPHGGNIIRRGRTLKLRALEQRQLNNPDAIARIAREGIGQMGGYAEVLGPNGDQVVAQWIWNQAQKAWVQG; encoded by the coding sequence ATGGCACGCATCAACCGGATCGGCGCCCTGATACTTGCCGTCGCCATCTGGTTGCTGAGTCCTGCTCTGCAGGCCAGCGCTGCCGATGGTGAGCAACTGTTCAACAATCACTGCGCCGGTTGTCACCCCCATGGCGGCAACATCATCCGTCGTGGGCGCACGCTGAAACTCCGCGCCCTGGAGCAACGACAGCTGAACAATCCCGATGCAATTGCACGCATCGCCCGGGAAGGGATCGGCCAGATGGGCGGCTATGCCGAGGTGCTGGGCCCCAATGGTGATCAAGTCGTGGCCCAGTGGATCTGGAACCAGGCTCAGAAGGCTTGGGTCCAGGGATAA
- a CDS encoding DUF3136 domain-containing protein encodes MTTSSRSLTIGELEAGFSSYCQALRRLVSEGRDLKAIQRTICWDYLERLHTCLPQSYRSPKDLVLRYQRAQLTAGAQ; translated from the coding sequence ATGACAACCTCCAGCAGATCTCTGACCATCGGTGAACTGGAGGCGGGATTCTCAAGCTATTGCCAGGCCCTGCGTCGCCTGGTGTCGGAGGGGAGAGATCTCAAGGCGATTCAACGCACCATCTGCTGGGACTACCTGGAACGTTTGCACACCTGTCTGCCCCAGAGCTATCGCTCCCCCAAGGATCTGGTGCTGCGTTACCAGCGCGCCCAGCTCACCGCTGGCGCACAATGA
- a CDS encoding DoxX family protein: MDPVALLVPAAPSGLAGASVLLLRVFTGLVFIRHGWPKLRHLNTWATAMKTPAWLCFLSAFSMWAGGIALILGVLTPLAAAAIAVSMLYAVVLEIRSGFPFIAPDPFQIPEGDYAGPMGVGEPPSWEKAAMYVVMCAVLIGSGGGPISVDLLVLAPRLQLWLG, encoded by the coding sequence ATGGATCCCGTCGCTCTGTTGGTGCCCGCCGCTCCCTCGGGCCTGGCCGGAGCCAGTGTGTTGCTCCTGCGTGTGTTCACCGGCCTGGTGTTCATCCGGCATGGCTGGCCGAAGCTGCGTCATCTCAACACCTGGGCGACGGCGATGAAGACACCCGCCTGGCTCTGTTTTCTCTCCGCTTTTTCGATGTGGGCCGGGGGGATCGCCCTGATCCTTGGCGTGTTGACGCCTCTGGCGGCCGCTGCGATCGCGGTGTCGATGCTCTACGCCGTGGTGCTGGAAATCCGCAGTGGCTTTCCCTTCATTGCACCGGATCCGTTTCAGATTCCTGAAGGTGATTACGCCGGACCGATGGGGGTGGGTGAGCCCCCCAGCTGGGAGAAAGCGGCGATGTATGTGGTGATGTGCGCCGTGCTGATCGGTTCAGGTGGTGGTCCGATCAGCGTCGATCTGCTTGTGTTGGCGCCGCGTCTCCAGCTCTGGCTGGGTTGA
- a CDS encoding YciI family protein, whose protein sequence is MARFVLWGTYCENALEKRAPFREEHLARLAALKDEGVLITLGPTEGSTHVFGVFEASTSEQVRNLLEEDVYWREGIWTALEVYPWTQAF, encoded by the coding sequence ATGGCTCGATTTGTTCTTTGGGGCACGTATTGCGAGAACGCACTGGAGAAGCGTGCGCCATTTCGAGAGGAGCACCTGGCCAGGCTGGCGGCATTGAAGGATGAGGGGGTATTGATCACCCTGGGCCCCACGGAGGGCAGCACGCACGTGTTCGGTGTGTTTGAAGCGTCAACGTCCGAGCAGGTGCGCAACCTGCTGGAAGAGGATGTGTATTGGCGCGAAGGAATCTGGACGGCTCTGGAGGTTTATCCCTGGACCCAAGCCTTCTGA